The following are encoded in a window of Brachyhypopomus gauderio isolate BG-103 chromosome 18, BGAUD_0.2, whole genome shotgun sequence genomic DNA:
- the LOC143482267 gene encoding trypsin-2-like — translation MAKVFLLQLLLLLAGVGSGERLIGGGPCKKRERHHHVQVFHHKPNRREGFCGGTLIHENWVLTAAHCYNQTAGGAVSVKTGVHRNSAIQRFRIRLHDIHKFDETLEAGDIMLLKLPAAVRGITPAQLPPSSCNTPANGDKLQVAGYGSTVNHTGPADRNQPLQCLHLKVTDCLESTPNYFCGEGLHNKPAAYVCPGDSGGGWLKKRFGRTGVIYGVLFGYFEQCAANIIFTNML, via the exons ATGGCAAAGGTTTTTCTCCTGCAACTCTTACTTCTATTGGCAG GTGTTGGATCAGGTGAGCGTCTGATTGGAGGAGGACCCTGTAAAAAAAGAGAACGACACCATCATGTACAGGTTTTTCATCACAAACCTAACAGACGAGAAGGATTCTGTGGTGGGACTCTGATCCATGAGAACTGGGTTTTGACTGCAGCTCACTGTTACAACCAAACAGCAGGCGG AGCTGTTTCAGTTAAGACAGGGGTTCATCGGAATTCAGCAATCCAAAGGTTTCGCATTAGACTTCATGACATCCACAAATTTGATGAAACCCTGGAAGCTGGTGACATCATGCTGCTCAAACTCCCTGCAGCTGTGAGGGGAATCACTCCTGCTcagctccctccctcctcctgtaACACTCCTGCTAATGGAGACAAGCTGCAGGTGGCTGGTTATGGAAGTACTGTTAACCATACAG GACCTGCTGACAGGAACCAGCCTCTTCAGTGTCTTCATCTAAAAGTCACCGACTGTCTTGAGTCCACGCCCAACTATTTCTGTGGTGAAGGTCTTCATAACAAACCAGCCGCCTATGTCTGCCCG GGGGACTCTGGGGGAGGCTGGCTGAAGAAGAGGTTTGGGAGAACCGGGGTGATCTATGGTGTTCTCTTTGGTTATTTCGAGCAATGTGCTGCAAACATCATattcacaa ataTGCTGTGA